Part of the Gammaproteobacteria bacterium genome is shown below.
CAAGCCAGCTTCGCCAGGATCTCGTCCGGGATCTCCGCGTTGGAATAGACCTGCTGGACGTCGTCCAGGTCCTCGAGCATCTCGAGGAGCTTCATCATGCCCGCCGCGTCCTCGGCGTCGAGCACGGTCTGGGTCGAGGCCCGCATGGTGACCTCGGCGCCTTCGGGCGCCAGCCCCGCGCCGGCCATCGCGTCCTTCACCGTGCCGAAGGCCTCGGGGCTGGTGAGCACGTCGATGGAGCCGTCGGGGTTCACGGTCACGTCGTCCGCGCCCGCCTCGAGCGCGGCCTCCATCACGCGGTCCTCGCCGGTGCCCGCGGGGTAGCTGAGCTGCCCCACCTTGCGGAACAGGAACGCGACCGAGCCGTCCGTGCCGAGGTTGCCGCCGCACTTGGAGAAGGCGTGGCGGACCTCGGCCACGGTCCGCGTGCGGTTGTCGGTCATGCACTCGACCATCACGGCCGCCCCGCCGGGCCCGTAGCCCTCGTAGCGGATCTCGTCCAGCGTGGACCCGTCGGCCGCACCCGTGCCGCGCTTGATGGCGCGGTCGACGGTGTCCCGGGTCATGTTGTTGGACAGCGCCTTGTCGATGGCCGCCCGCAATCGCGGGTTCGACCCGGCGTCACCCCCGCCCTGGCGGGCGGAGACGGTGATCTCGCGGATCAACTTGGTGAAGAGCTTGCCGCGCCGGGCGTCTTGCGCGCTCTTGCGGTGCTGGATGTTCGCCCACTTGCTGTGACCGGCCATGGTTCTCGCAGTGCAGAGGTCGGAGATCGGCCACGAGTGTAGCACCGGGATTCCGGGTGCCCAACGCCCCGCGCGGGCCGGCGCAACCCCGTCCCCGCGGGGGTTCTCAGTGCCGGGTGGCGGAGCCGGCGGGCGTCCCCTCGCCGGCGAGCGCCGCCTCCACGTCCACCCGGTCGAACACGTAGCGGCGGTTGCAGAACTCGCAGGTGACGGTCAGCTCGCCGAGCTCCTCCAGCGCCTCCTCGAGCTCGGCGCGCCCGAGGCTTGCCAGGACGGTGCCGATGGTCTCCCGGCTGCAGGTGCAGTGGTAGGTGGTGCGCTGGGGGTCGAAGACGCGCACGTCCTCCTCGGGGAAGAGCGCGCGCCGCAGCTCGTCCAGCGAGAAATCGAGCAACTCCCTCGGCCGGACGGTGGCCGCGAGGAGCTGGATGCGGTTCCAGGCGTCGGGGTCGGCGCGCTGCCCGGGGAGGCTCTGCACCAGCAGTCCGGCGGCCCGCTCACCGTCGCAGGCGAGCCACAGGCGGGTCGGCAGCTGCTCGGACTGGTCGAAGTAGGTCTCGATGGCCTGGCCGAGGGACCCACCCGAGAGCGCCACCAGCCCCTGATAGCGCTCCTGGCCGCGGCCGGGGTCGATGGTGATGGCGAGGGTGCCTGTGCCGCACACGGTCTGCAGCCCTCCCGGCTCGACGGCGCCGGTCCAGCGGGCGAGCCCGCGCAGGCTGCGCTGGCTGGTGCACTGGGCCACCGCCAGGTGCACCGGGCCGCTCGCCTGGATCTGCACGATCAGGGAGTCGTGGGCTTTGATCGAGCCACTCAGGAGCGCCGAGGCGGCGAGCGTCTCGCCGAGCAACGCCCGCACGGGAGGCGGGTAGTCGTGGTTGTCGCGGATCGCCCGGTAGGTGGCGTCGAGGTGCACGAGCTCGCCGCGCACCGCGTTGTCCTCGAACAGGAAGCGCTGCAGGGTGTCGGGGGCGAGCATCGCGTCTCCAGGGTCCGGAGCAGGGTCCGGAGCGCCTCAGGCCGGGGGCGGCGTGAGGACTCGGATCCCCAGCTCCCGGAGCTGCAGGGCGTCGACCGGCGCCGGCGCCGCGGTGAGCGGGCAGGCCGCGGTCTGGGTCTTCGGGAAGGCGATGACCTCCCGGATCGAAGGCGCGCCGATCATCAGCATCACCAGACGGTCCAGCCCGAAGGCGATGCCCCCGTGGGGCGGGGTCCCGTAGCGCAGGGCGGTCAGCAGGAACCCGAACTTCTCCTTCGCCTCCTCCTCGCCGATGCCGAGCACCTGGAAGACCGCCTTCTGCATCTCCTCGCGGTGGATGCGGATGGACCCGCCGCCCACCTCGGTGCCGTTCAGCACCAGGTCGTAGGCGCGGGAGAGCAGGTTCCCGGGGTCCACGCCGACCTCCTCCGGCCCGTCCACTTTCGGCGCCGTGAAGGGGTGGTGGGTCGCGTACCAGCGGCCCTCCTTGTCGTCGCGCTCGAACATGGGGAAGTCGACGACCCAGAGCGGGCGCCAGCCGTGCTCCACGAGCCCCAGGTCCTCGCCGACCTTCAGGCGCAGCGCGCCGAGGGCCTCGTTGACGACCGAGGCCCGGTCGGCCCCGAAGAACACCACGTCGCCGTCCTCGGCGCCCGTGCGCGTGAGCACGGCCTCCAGCACGGCGTCGGGCAGGAACTTCACGATGGGCGACTGCAGCCCTTCGCGCCCGCGCGCCTTCTCGTTCACCTTGATGTAAGCGAGGCCCTTGGCCCCGTACACCCCGACGAAGCGCCCGTACTCGTCGATCTGGGAGCGCGGCAGGGCGGCGCCCCCCGGTGCCCGCAGCGCGGCGACGCGGCCCCGGGGGTCGGCCGCGGCCTGGGCGAAGACCTTGAAGTCCACGTCGCGCATCAACGCGGTCAGCTCGGTGAGCTCCAGCGGGTTGCGCAGGTCCGGGCGGTCGCTGCCGTAGCGCGCCATCGCCTCGCGGTAGGTCATGCGCGGGAAGGGGCTCGGCAGGGGTGCCTCGAGGACCTGGGCGAAGAGCTCGCGGACCATCCGCTCCATCAGCCCGGTGATCTCCGCCTCGCCCATGAACGAGGTCTCGATGTCCAGCTGGGTGAACTCGGGCTGGCGGTCCGCCCGCAGGTCCTCGTCGCGGAAGCAGCGCACCACCTGGTAGTAGCGGTCCGTCCCGCCCATCATCAGAAGTTGCTTGAACAGCTGGGGCGACTGGGGCAGGGCGAAGAACTCGCCCGGGTGGGTGCGGCTCGGCACCAGGTAGTCGCGGGCGCCCTCGGGCGTCGCCCGGGTCAGCATCGGGGTCTCCACCTCGATGAAGTCCTGGTCGTCCAGGAAGCGGCGGAGCGTGCGGGTGATCGCGGCCCGCAGGCGCAGGCGCCTCTGCATCTCCGGGCGGCGCAGGTCGACGTAGCGATAGCGCAGCCGCGTCTCCTCGTTGACGTCCTCCTCGTCGATCTGGAAGGGGGGCGTCTCCGCGCGGTTCAGCACCGTCAGCGCCTGGCCCAGCACC
Proteins encoded:
- a CDS encoding YebC/PmpR family DNA-binding transcriptional regulator, yielding MAGHSKWANIQHRKSAQDARRGKLFTKLIREITVSARQGGGDAGSNPRLRAAIDKALSNNMTRDTVDRAIKRGTGAADGSTLDEIRYEGYGPGGAAVMVECMTDNRTRTVAEVRHAFSKCGGNLGTDGSVAFLFRKVGQLSYPAGTGEDRVMEAALEAGADDVTVNPDGSIDVLTSPEAFGTVKDAMAGAGLAPEGAEVTMRASTQTVLDAEDAAGMMKLLEMLEDLDDVQQVYSNAEIPDEILAKLA
- the hslO gene encoding Hsp33 family molecular chaperone HslO, with product MLAPDTLQRFLFEDNAVRGELVHLDATYRAIRDNHDYPPPVRALLGETLAASALLSGSIKAHDSLIVQIQASGPVHLAVAQCTSQRSLRGLARWTGAVEPGGLQTVCGTGTLAITIDPGRGQERYQGLVALSGGSLGQAIETYFDQSEQLPTRLWLACDGERAAGLLVQSLPGQRADPDAWNRIQLLAATVRPRELLDFSLDELRRALFPEEDVRVFDPQRTTYHCTCSRETIGTVLASLGRAELEEALEELGELTVTCEFCNRRYVFDRVDVEAALAGEGTPAGSATRH
- the aspS gene encoding aspartate--tRNA ligase, coding for MRTQYCGDLRESHVGQAVTLAGWVHRRRDHGGIIFVDLRDRAGIVQVVFDPEAAEAFHAAEGVRSEYVLSVQGVVRPRPEGTVNPEMATGQVEVLGQALTVLNRAETPPFQIDEEDVNEETRLRYRYVDLRRPEMQRRLRLRAAITRTLRRFLDDQDFIEVETPMLTRATPEGARDYLVPSRTHPGEFFALPQSPQLFKQLLMMGGTDRYYQVVRCFRDEDLRADRQPEFTQLDIETSFMGEAEITGLMERMVRELFAQVLEAPLPSPFPRMTYREAMARYGSDRPDLRNPLELTELTALMRDVDFKVFAQAAADPRGRVAALRAPGGAALPRSQIDEYGRFVGVYGAKGLAYIKVNEKARGREGLQSPIVKFLPDAVLEAVLTRTGAEDGDVVFFGADRASVVNEALGALRLKVGEDLGLVEHGWRPLWVVDFPMFERDDKEGRWYATHHPFTAPKVDGPEEVGVDPGNLLSRAYDLVLNGTEVGGGSIRIHREEMQKAVFQVLGIGEEEAKEKFGFLLTALRYGTPPHGGIAFGLDRLVMLMIGAPSIREVIAFPKTQTAACPLTAAPAPVDALQLRELGIRVLTPPPA